The following DNA comes from Bryobacteraceae bacterium.
CCTCCGAGGGCGGCGATGGAGCGGGCGGCCTTGGAAGCTTTGAGCTAGGCAGCGCATAATAGTCGCATGACCAGACGCCAACTCGCGGGCGCGTTGATGCTACCGGCCGCCGCCGCGCCGCCGGCCGCGCCGGCCCAAGCCGGGCAGGGCGAGGATCTCGACGCGCTGGCCCGACGCAACCTCGAACGCAACCGCGAAGCCCTTTCAAAGTTCGATCTTCCGATGGCCACCGAGCCCGCCTTCCGGTTCGAGGCCTGAGCGCGATGCCGTCGTTCGACGATTCCGTCTTCTTCGCCAGCGCCACCGAACTCAACCAGCGCCTGCGGGCGAAGGATTTCACGTGCCGCGAACTGACCGAGGCGTTCTGCGACCGGCTGGAAAAGCTGGGGCCGCGCTACAACGCGCTGGCGCTGCCCCTGCGCGAGGACGCCATCCGCAAGGCCAAGGAAGTGGACCGCGATCTGGGACGCGACCGGCATCGAAGCAAGCTACACGGAGTGCCGTGGGGCGCCAAGGATCTGCTGAGCTACGCCGGCAAGCCGACGGCTTGGGGCGCCGCGCCGTACGCCGCGCAGGTGTTCGACGAGAACGCGGCCGCGGTCTCGAAGCTCGATCGAGCGGGCGCGGTATTGATCGGAAAGCTGGCGATGGTGGAGTTGGCCGGCGGCGGCGGATACCGGTTCGCGGCGGCGTCGGCCAGCGGACCGGGCTTGAACCCGTGGGACCGCTCGCGCTGGTCCGGCGGGTCGTCGAGCGGATCAGGAAGCGCGGTGGCCGCCGGCTGCGTGCCGTTCGCGTTGGGGTCCGAGACGTCCGGTTCGATCCTCACGCCATCGGCTTATTGCGGGATCACGGGGCTGCGGCCGACCTACGGCCTGGTGAGCCGGCGCGGGGCGATGGCGCTTTCGTGGACGCTCGACAAGATCGGGCCGATGGGCCGGTCCGCGGAGGATTGCGGCTACATCCTGCAGGCGATCTCGGGCGGCGATTCCGACGACCCAGGCAGCGCGGGCAAGAGCTTCTATTTCGCGCCGCAGTTCGCGCGGAAGTTCGCGGATCTAACCATCGGGTACCATCCGGCCGATTTCGAGCAACACGCGGATCCGGCGGGGCGGCCCGCATTCGCCGAGGCGCTGGGATTCTTCAAGTCGATGGGGTCGAAGGTTACGGAAGTGGAGATTCCCGAGTTCCCGTACGGCCCGGCGATCTCGACGATCATCGCCGGCGAGCAGGGCGCGATCTTCGAGGAGCTGGTGAGCTCGGGGCAGGTGGACAAGCTGGCCGACGCGAAGCAGATCGCGGGAATCAAGGCTTCGCAGCAGGTGCTGGCGAAGGACTACCTGCGGGCGATGCGGATCCGCTCCCTCATCGCGCAGGCGTTCCGAAAGCTGTTCGTCGATGTAGACGTGCTGCTGACCCCGGCGCGCAATGGCATCGCATCGAAGGTTGCCGATCCGCTGGACGGCGGAGGGCGCGGCGGCGAGGCGGCGAAGTCGCGGGGGCTGCAGGGGCTGATTCCGGCGGCGAACCTGGCGGGCCTGCCGGCGCTGTGCCTGCCGTGCGGGTTCGTCGAGGGAATGCCGCTGGCGGTAAGCCTGGTGGGGCGAGCCTTCAACGAGAACACGCTGCTCGCCTACGGTCTCGAGTACCAGAAAGCAACGGACTGGCACCGGCGGCGCCCGCAGGTGTAGATCGCACTGTTCAGGCATGACCGATACCGGCGCATCGAAGAAGCCACCCATCGCCGCGCTGGCGACAGTGGGCGCGGCCATCGGTCTGTGCCTCCTGGTGAACCTGGACCTGTTTCGTCTGTCGGCTGAGGCGCGCGCGAACGCGCGGGATCCGTACTTGGTGGCGATGCAGGACGAGCGCTTCCGTGACCTGGCGTCAGCGCTACCGGCGGGCGGCGGGGCCGGGTACGTTTCCGACCTCGGCCTCGATTCCACCGCAGGCCAAGCCGCGTATTTCACCGCTCAGTACGCTCTCGCGCCGCGATTGCTGGCGCCGGCGGAGAAAACCGGCGGCGGGCCGGTGGTGGGCAACTTCGCGCGGCCGCCGGATCTCGCCGCGATGGGATTCGAACTGGTCCGCGATTACGGGAACGGCGTAATGCTCCTGCGGCGGAAGGCCCGCTAGACGATGAGCTATTTGCTGATCGGCTGTTCGGCGCTGCTTTCCTGGGTGGGGGCAGCGAGCATCCTTTTCTTTCTTTTCGCGGCGGCCGGCGGCGCGAACACGGGCGGCGCTCTGGCGGCGTTTGCGGTGGCCGGCGGGGTCTGTTCGTTCGTGTGGCGAGGGGTGAAGCCGCCGGCCGGGCCGGAGCCGGTCTTCCGGTGGCATTGGCTTGTCGCGGCGGCGTTCGGCCTGGCGCTGGCGCTGGCGGCGGCGACGGCCTGGGCGGATATGGCCGCGGCGCCGCACGGGGACTGGGACGCCTGGAGCATCTGGAACGTTCGCGCACGCATGCTGGCCGGCGGCGCATGGCGGAACGCGGTTTCGCCGGAGTTTCGCAATCATCCGGACTACCCGATGTTGACCTCGTCGTTCATCGCCAGCCTGTGGGCCTTGGTGGGATCGAACACAACGCTGATTCCGCGGCTCACCTCGGCGATGTTCTTCGGCGCGACGCCGCTGGCGCTCGCCGCCGGCATCGGCCTGCTTCGCGGACGGGCGATGGGCTGGATCGCCGGAGTGGTGCTGCTGGCCACGGCCGGGTTCGTTTCCGAAGCGCCTGTTCAGTACGCCGACATTCCTCTCAGCGGCTTCATGCTGCTGGCAGTTGCGTGGCTGGCGCTCGACGAGCCGGTCCCCGCCGGAGTATTCGCGTCTCTCGCGGCATGGACGAAGAACGAGGGCGTGGCGTTCTGTGTCGTGTTCCTGGCAGCGGGCTTCCTGTGGCGCAAGCGTCTCGCGTTGATCGCCGGCGCCGCGCCAGGGTTGGCTTTCGTGGCGATCTTCAAGCTGCTGATCGCGGCGCCGACGTCGGGAAGTGTCAGTCCGGACCTGGCCCGCCTTGCGGATCCGTCGCGCCACTTGCAGGTGGCGAGTGCGTTCGCGCAGGGCATCTGGGCGATGGGGCTCGACTGGCGGCACCCGGCGCTGGTTGTGATTGCGCTGGCGGCGGTGCTGCGGTTCCGGCCGCACGAGGGAGCGGCGCCCGCGGGCATCGCGACTATGGCGCTGGCGGTCATCGACTATCTCGTCTACGTGACAACCCGCGACGATGCGGCGTGGCTGCTTTCCACGTCTCTCAACCGGATCCTCGTCCAGTTGACCCCGGCCGGTCTATTCACGGCATTCCTGCTGATCCGTCCGGTGGACGAGGTCGCGCCGGTGGAAGCAGCATCGACGCCGGAAACGCCGGCGGCGCGGAAGCAAGGCGCGCGTGGCGGGCGCAAGGCGATGCAATCGTAGCTACCCGCGCTTCAGTTCGGCCTTTGCCGCCTGATACAGCGCGCGGATGTAGCCGATGCTGTAGGACCATCCGGCCTGCCGCCCGCCGGTCATTTCCGGCACATGGTCAGCGATGAGGTTGCCGCGGAAGTCCGCTTCCACCAGCGTCCGCATCAGCTTGTACATATCGGTGTAGCCGTTGTCGATGTAGGTTTCGACGAAGTTGGGGATCGGCCCGGTGACGTTGCGGAAGTGGATCTTCCACAGTTTGCCCATCCTGGCGAATCCGCGCGCCGCCTCATAAACATCTTTGCCCGTGGACTTGCCGCCTTCCATCCAGGTGCCGCAGCACAGGCACACGCCGATGTTCGGAGAGTTGGCGATCTCAAGGGCGCGCACGTAGCCGTCATAGGTTCCGAAGATGTGGCGCGGGATTCCGCCCAGTTCGGGAACCGGCGGGTCATCGGGGTGGATGCCGATCCGGACGCCCGCCTCCTCGGCCACGGGCGCGATCTGCCTGATGAAGTACGTGTAGTTTTCCCAGAGCTCCTCTTTCGAGTACTTGCGCCCGTGCGTGAGCGGACCTACGTAGGTCTTGCCGTTCCAGAAGCCCTTCGCCGTTTCGAGCTTGAACGAGCGCGCCGAGGCGCCGCCGCGGATCGTCTCACGGTCACTGGACCAGATACCGTTGGCCATGTGCGCGTAGGTAATGTAGCCGATGCCGGCCTTGCCTGTGTCGCGGATGTACTGCTTCAGCCAGGCGATCTTTTCGTCGCGCCCGGGGAGGTTGAGCGTCACTTCTTCGATGTTGCGATTGTCGTTGTTCGAGATGTTGAAGACCTTCAGGCCGGCGGCTTCCGCGCGTTTCCGGATGTCGAGGAAGTTCTCGAGCGTGGCGCGGCCCTTGCCGGTCTGGACGTTCAGATAGTCGATCCCCATCTGCTTGATCCATTGCAGTTCTTCGCTCGTGGCGTTCTCGCCCACCTGCATCGAGATCTTGATGCCGGGCGAGAGCGGCTCAAGCTTCGCGGCGGGAGCGGGAGCAGCGGCGGCCGCGGCAAGCGCGGAAACGGCAAACTGACGGCGGTTGACTGGGGACATTCGAATCTCCTTGGACTCTTCGGTCAGCAACGATTATCCCCTCGCCGCATGCGGCGCGCAAACGAACGAAGGTTTCTAGTAGGCGCCCGAGCCGCGCTTGCGAAGGTCGAGCGTGGAGGGGAACTCGGGATCCACGGGCCGCCAGTCGACGTGCATTTGCGAGGGCGTATGGCCGAACGACTCGAACCGCGCCATGCGGCGGGC
Coding sequences within:
- a CDS encoding amidase, with the translated sequence MPSFDDSVFFASATELNQRLRAKDFTCRELTEAFCDRLEKLGPRYNALALPLREDAIRKAKEVDRDLGRDRHRSKLHGVPWGAKDLLSYAGKPTAWGAAPYAAQVFDENAAAVSKLDRAGAVLIGKLAMVELAGGGGYRFAAASASGPGLNPWDRSRWSGGSSSGSGSAVAAGCVPFALGSETSGSILTPSAYCGITGLRPTYGLVSRRGAMALSWTLDKIGPMGRSAEDCGYILQAISGGDSDDPGSAGKSFYFAPQFARKFADLTIGYHPADFEQHADPAGRPAFAEALGFFKSMGSKVTEVEIPEFPYGPAISTIIAGEQGAIFEELVSSGQVDKLADAKQIAGIKASQQVLAKDYLRAMRIRSLIAQAFRKLFVDVDVLLTPARNGIASKVADPLDGGGRGGEAAKSRGLQGLIPAANLAGLPALCLPCGFVEGMPLAVSLVGRAFNENTLLAYGLEYQKATDWHRRRPQV
- a CDS encoding mannonate dehydratase encodes the protein MSPVNRRQFAVSALAAAAAAPAPAAKLEPLSPGIKISMQVGENATSEELQWIKQMGIDYLNVQTGKGRATLENFLDIRKRAEAAGLKVFNISNNDNRNIEEVTLNLPGRDEKIAWLKQYIRDTGKAGIGYITYAHMANGIWSSDRETIRGGASARSFKLETAKGFWNGKTYVGPLTHGRKYSKEELWENYTYFIRQIAPVAEEAGVRIGIHPDDPPVPELGGIPRHIFGTYDGYVRALEIANSPNIGVCLCCGTWMEGGKSTGKDVYEAARGFARMGKLWKIHFRNVTGPIPNFVETYIDNGYTDMYKLMRTLVEADFRGNLIADHVPEMTGGRQAGWSYSIGYIRALYQAAKAELKRG